Within the Salvelinus sp. IW2-2015 linkage group LG19, ASM291031v2, whole genome shotgun sequence genome, the region gataagtgtgtctgctaaatgctTCAAATGTGAAATGATTAAGACATATTTTTCACTTTGCAGCTAAAGATAGAAACGTCCTTTTACAACCAGTTAAaccttttacatatttttttactttaattatttagtaaatacattAACTCTagttcttgaactgcattgttggttaagggcttgtaagtaagcatttcacggtaaggtctactacacctgttgcatgtgacaaataaaagttgATGTGTTTCAATGACATTGCAACCAGTTTTTTCCCACTAGGAATGTCTTCTGTACTTGCATGGTAAACGTTTGAAGCAACTGTCGCTGGTGCCAAAGTTGACACAATATTAAGCACGCTTTTTTGTCCTTATGAATTATAATCTTACttggttattttctgtgtctTACAGTCAGTATTTGTCAACTAGAAATGGGATCGCAATGGGAATACACCTTTTAATTTGACTCACCTTGAACATGAACAGTCATGTGAGCTGTACGGTTTCCTACGACGTTGTGGGCCACGCATTCATACTCTCCACCGTGGGACCATGACGCTTCTTCACCAAGACGGTCGCACCCTCTCCTGCCACGACGGAGCGGCCATCTTGGTCCAGTTTTCTCCACAACACTGTAGGTTCAGGGTTCCCTCAGCACGACACGTCAGTGTAAAACTGTCTCCCATTTTCACCCGAGTGTTCTCTGAGATAGTGATATTTTTGGGGGAATCTACATTGGGGAAATAATGGTTGTTAGATATACATTATGGAAGTTAGTTGCTCATTGTTTAAGTCAAATATTGGATTTTTGCTGTATAGTTATATACCTATGACATAATATGAAACAACCTTTAGTTTATAGCAAACAATGGGCTCCTTTTGTCCAATGAGGTAATTTCTGGAGAATATTTCTGTCCATTTATGGGAACCCTTTTATCTCGAGCACCACAGAGGCAAAAGTTCTGTATAGCCTCATTAACTTGTACCCAAATTGTATTTGAAACATTGTCTAATGAGAATGAGTGACAAACTCTTGACAGAAATGTACTTACATTGACCTGTCATTGATGCGACAGCCTCTGtggttctctggttctctgtATGAAGCTCATCTAAGACTGTGAAGTTAATGGAAGATGTCTGTTTCCCATAGGGATTGGTAGGCCTGACATCGGTTAAGTCCGAAGTCTCTAGTAAGCGGGTGCAGGATTGGAGTGTAAAACTGTCTCCCATTTTCACCCGAGTGTTCTCTGAGATAGTGATATTTCTGGGGGAATCTACATTGGGGAAAATAATGGTTGTTAGATACACATTATGATTAGTTGCATGGTTGATATACCTATGACATAATATTAAACAAACCTTTAGTTTTATGCAAACAATGTATTATTTTGCTCATGGGTATGCTCCTTTCTGTCCAATGATGTAATTTCTGGAGAATATTTCTGTCCGTTctggagtggcaggtagcctagtggttagagcattgggccagtaaccaaaaggttgctcgatcgaatccctgagctgacaaggtaaaaatctgtcattctgcccctgaacaagacagttaacccactgttcctaggccgccattgtaaataagaatttgtttttaactgtcttgcctggttaaataaaaatacaatttaggGGACCCCTTTTGTCTCAAGAGCACCCCCGCAGCAAACGTTCTGTATAGCTTCTTTAACTTGTAACCCAAATTGTATTTTGAAACATTGTCTGATGAGAATGATTGAACAACTGTTGACAGATATGTATTTACATTGAACGGTCATTGATGCGACAGTCTCTCTGATTCTCTTGTCAATCCCAATGTCCAGCGTGGCTCTGCAGGTAACATTCTGTCCATTGTTCTGGGCTGTCGGTCTGTATTTCAACACTGACGTGACAGTCTGGACTTCCAGATGTTCATCTTGTTTGAGGAGAACTTCATCTCCCAGTAGCCACTCGATGATTAGACGTTCAGCTGGGTACACATCTGGAACTGTACAGGTGAGTTTACTCTCCTGACCCTCAGTCAAAAGGTCACTTCTTGATATGGTGGGATCCTTTGGTAAGGCTGTCAATGACAAATCAATTAATGGTtaatcaaaatacaaaatacattgggTCGTAGCATTCCAGAAGACAATGTGTTTTGTAGCAGTAACTTGAAATAAGACCTACAGATAGTAGCCAAATAGAAGATATATACAGCTACAGACAAACTAACTTGTGTCCAAGTTGCATTTTAACCTACTACTGTATCAATTCATTCATACATGTTTTAATCAAATTATCAAGTCCATCATCATGATCTGCCATGCCTATTTCATATAGGTATCAGTAGCGTTGCACGGGTaaagagacaataagaagacacggtggcagaataaattcaaccacacctttgttttatcacaaaaccggatagcaacctctgtccggtgaagtccacgaCGCGCATTGCATGTAACAGACAgttagttacatgacctacagcattgtTAAGCAAGTCAATGTTTCCGAAATTTtgggaccactaaacaactattgatttagaaccagcaccatttcaacttcaatatttcaacatcagaatcacctttataatCCTTGGCCAGTACatagaattaagtaaaaccacaagtccaaatccctatctccatccatggctaatttaggaaagggacaattttagctagctagaggaggacaacacaacgagatgtaacaattcaagttgtttctgttaaTGACGTAAGCTCTCAAAGCGATTTGATAGGAGACGCCAAATCCAAGCAGGCTTCCGTTTACACTTTTTTTACGcctccaggaccattcacagtttagctcaacgcttattggcaaatgttttattatttttttgtcgaATGAGCCcaaaatgctcgctggcttcccttgcattcaatgctacgggcggcaacaatgccatactcgtttggaccagacagcatcagatagatggcctataCACGTAGAGAGACGGAGTGCccctgtttcgctcgctcggatgctttctcctgtgagatacattcagcctcttgcgaattgaaggaaaattattcAAACACAGAGACcaaatacacatttttttttttttttgggggggggtgcatTTTTCGAGGAATCCTGGCTCCCCTTGGCCCCCATGATAGGCATCCATCCTATTGTATGTAGACTATCGACATACAGTAGCCCTGCTTAAAACACTTTAGATTAATTGTAATGTTCTTATTTGGGAGGAACCCGAGAGTGTGTATATTAGTGGATTAATTTAAtattattgtaatgaaacaggcagggagcaggtctcgaaccctcgaccttctagcccgaagtccagcgtgctactgtgccccaaaagcatgctcatgctgcagagtcgatttccgcgcttataaacccagggtcgttacattaTAAACTTCAAAGCAATTGCGCATCATCTGAAGAAGTTATAAACTACTGTTAATGAAGACGTTCTACTATAAAAGCCTACAATAAACAAAAAACTACTGTTCATGAAGACGTTCTACTATAAAAGCCTACAATAAACAAAAAACTACTGTTCATGAAGACGTTCTACTATAAAAGCCTACAATAAACAAAGACGCACAAAACTTACCATATACGTTCACCTTAGTAGACGTTTGCGCTTTTTGTGTATCTTCTCCTTTGGTTCTGCATGTGGCCTTACAGACGACCACGTTGACGTGCTGAATTACCAATGGGTTAAATATTTGCAGGGACACTGTCCCGTTGGTCTCCGTTTTACCGTAGAGTGACCGGTCAAGCAATGAAGACCAGGTGAACGTAACTGTTTCGGCGCAACCACTGGCTTTGCACGTCAGGACCAGACTGTCGCCGACTCGAGCCATGGGATCCTTCGGTGTGAGGTTTAGGACAAATTTCGACGctttaaaagagagagaataattTGTCCAAATTAAACATATTTGACCTTATATAAAACTTAAAACTGCAGCATTTTTAGGAAAAATGTTAAATTCTTACCTGCAGTAGGCAGCAATACTATCCAAAGTGCGAACGCAGTCATGATCTGTTTTGAGAAATTACAGGTAGTTGTTGTAGAAACCTTGAGAGACATAGCCTTCTGTCCTTTGCCCATGTTGATATTTATACATGTcattttcttggggggggggggttcccgtTGCAGACTCCCCTTAGAAGTTTTGTAGTGTATTAATCCATGCGCCCTGGTCTAATAGACTTGGGCTGCAGTCCAAACAATTTATTTTTACCCCCTCAGCCCTTGCCTTAGCCACTTTCTCCCCGAAAATCCCCATCGAAACCGGATGCATTTTGATTGACATCTTAAGTGGTCAAATTAACTAACTTTGTCCTCTCGGCGAGTGAACAACTAAGGTCAGTTGCGGGGTTGACCTACAATTCCAATGCAAACTGTAGTCACATGTCAAACTCTGGTGGCTGCGAAGtgtacattttaataaaaaaggCTTAAGCTAGcttgctttaaaaaatatatatacacacattgatTTTTGCGTTGGCAATTTGGCTTAGTCTTGTAGTGAGGAGCCTATAAAACCTTGCTAGATTCATGAACATCTTTTTTGCAACTCTGAAATTTATTGGAATAAATTACTAAAGtataaaactagctagccagctatgggtaactgtagctagctacctgacaggagtgtttacatacagtttacatacacttaggttggagtcattaaaacttttttttcaaccactccacacatttcttgttaacaaactatagttttggcaagtcggttaggacatctacttcgtgcatgacacaagtcatttttccaacaattgtttacagacagattatttcacttataattcactgtaacacaattccagtgggtcagaagtttacatacactaagttgactgagcctttaaacagcttggaaaattccagaaaataatgtcatggctttagaagcttctgataggctaattgacataatttgagtcaattggaggtgtacctgtggatgtatttcaaggcctaccttcaaactcaatgctcTTTCTGACTTGAACACtcaatgggaaatcaaaagagaatcagccaagacttcagaaaaaaaagtgtagacctccacaagtctggttcatccttggagcaatttccaatgcctGAAGGTTATCACTTCATCTGTACACACATAGTACGaaaagtataacaccatgggaccacgcagcctcataccgctcaggaaggagactgtttctgtctcctagagatgaacgtactttggtgcgaaaagtgcaaacaatcccagaacaacagcaaaggaccttgtgaagatgcggaggaaacgggtacaaattatctatatccacagtaaaacgagtcctatatcgacataacctgaaaggctgctcagcaaggaagaagccactgctccaaaacctccataaaaaagccagactacggtttgcaactgcacatggggacaaagatcatactttttggagaaatgtcctctggtctgatgaaacaaaaaaagaactgtttggccaaaatggccatcgttatgtttgtaggaaaggggggaggcttgcaactcgaagaacaccatcccaactgtgaagcacgggggtggcagcatcatgttgtgcgggtgctttgctgcaggagggactggtgcacttcacaaaatagatggcatcatgaggtaggaaaaggatgtggatatattgaagcaactcctcaagacatcagtcacgaagttaaagcttggtcgcaaatgggtcttccaaatggacaataacctcaagcatacttccaaaatggtggcaaaatggcttaaggacaacaaagtcaaggtattgaggtggccatcaaaaagccctgacctcaatcctatagaaaatttgtggtcagaactgaagaagcgtgtgtgagcaaggaggccgacaaacctgactcagttacaccagctctgtcaggagaaatgggccaaaattcacccaacttattgtgggaagcttgtggaaggctacctgaaacgtttgacccaagttaaacaatttaaaggcaatgctaccaaatattaattgagtgtatgtacatttctgacctactgggaatgtgatgaaagaaataaaagctaaaataaatcattctctctaatattattctgacatttcacattcttaaaataaagtggtgatcccaattgacctaagacagggaatttttactgaatttaaatgtattttgctaaggtgaatgtaaacttccgacttcaactgtagatacgtTAGCTTACTAGGTAACGTTACATTAATAGctttaggttggttgtttttaAGCTCAACTTCAAGATTTTCCACCAAGGATGTTGCCTCTCCGATCATCACTCTCCCTCGCTGGGGCAAGGGACATTTAAGGTAGACTTGGATGTGACGATATAAAACGTCATTCAAGGGCTGAGGGTGTAGGGCCGAGGGCTgtctactttgagtttgaaaTGCAGCCTagaagtaacatagtaaacgGAAATCAGGGACATGCaaattagtataatatgttacatttggtatggttaggTCAGGGTGCATGGATGGGCGTATTAATGCAAACATCTAACAACCCAAAGGatgcgagttcgaatctcatcagaGGCAAGTTTAGATAATTATCAACTTTTAAACTACTTACACATTTTTATCTATTTtataactacttagcatgttagctcacCCTTCCCCtttaccctaacccctagcctagctagttTACGTttggcaaattcgtaacatatcatacgaattgtaatttgttaCATATCATACGATATGGGTGATGGAaaaccacaaattaatacataccatacgaaacgtaacactAAATGGAGTGTTCCGGATTTACGTAGAGAATAATACGAAATACTCTGAGACCCGGTTGCAGCGACAGGAGATAACTCATTCAGAGAATGTGAGATTAGATagaaagaaaatcaaatcaatATGTTATGTATGTTTTGCATACCTCTAACAATTTTATGTTTAGGTTCTCTGTTCTCCACTCTGGCTCTCATTTACACAGGGATCCCAATTCTAATCTCTTttccaatcacatcagatcttttcacatcagatcattTTCTTTGGTCAAAAGACAAAATAGTGAAAAAAATTATCTGAATTGGGCTATCTGTGTAGATGCAGCCTTTAACACAGGAGTTCCCAAACTCTTTTTGGACCTAGCATAAATTATTTCTtcaacagtgttatctgacaaaggtatgatgtgagtttctgtgcctcatGCAATTGCATCCGGTAATAAAGTCTCTGTAGTAGTGTGTGATTTCATAGCGTAGTGAGCCTAGCCATTcaccgtgggaatgattcaagtgcaacagtcaagtgcggccttttcccatgatgtaaggGCACTCTGGTTGTATTTTATCGttttaatttgaataattttcatttagatttttaaagTTAACCATATTACAacgattttgagatacaaagacaatATTATAATATCTATTTTTGTAgaatagttttttgtttgttcaggattttggaaattctcccacAAAATGGGGTCGCGTCCTTCAGTTTTGGAACCACATATCATCTTTATATTAGTTAATGAACTGATGTCAAGTCATCCAAGGATGAAGATAAGCTCAGGGGGTCACAGAGTCACCTATCAGGAAGACTGGTCGTTTGAGGTCCAATGGATAAGCTCTCTCTATCATCATCGACGACGACAGCCGGGTCACACTCCAGGAAGGTTATAATTTTATCGAAATGTATTATCCTGTATAGATAGAAGGCTCTTCTACATGCCAAGGTTTTCATTTTTAATGTCTTGATAGCAGCCATGTGCAACATATATACAGAGGGGGAGTGTGGGAGAAGTATTATTTCAATGTAAAAGGCTATGATTTTAAGGTTGCAGGCTACTAGTAAAACATGTGTTTGTACCATATTCCACCACCCTCTGCACTACATTTGCAGCTTTCACTTTCGTTCTGGCACTTTCATAAAACACATGGGACATTTGGAGTTTCCCCATGTTTATGCGTTGCATTGTTTAATTTGGAGCCAAGTTCCAGTTCTTTCAAATAAACTATAAATTCCCTGCAGAATAACAAAAGGACTGGTTTGGGGAGTGGGATTTTCCACATAGGGTGGGGAAATACAGATAAATAGAGATTTCACATAAATGATCCCTGCCATAGGAAATCATTAAGGCCAGGATAAATTCCAATGTGTAATTCCAGTGTGTTATAGAACATCTCACTAGACGAGTAGGGTCCATCTGCAGACCACGGTTACTACTACATGCCGCAGTTACTACGACATGCCGCAGTTACTATCACATGCTGTGGTTACTACTACCTGCTGTGGTTACTACTACCTGCTGTGGTTACTACTACCTGCTGTGGTTACTTCTACCTGCTGTGGTTACTTCTACCTGCTGTGGTTACTACCTGCTGTGGTTACTACCTGCTGTGGTTACTACCTGCTGTCGTTACTATCACATGCTGCCGTTACTACTACCTGCTGTGGTTACTACTACATGCTGTGGTTACTACTACATGCTGTGGTTACTACCTGCTGTGGTTACTACTACATGCTGTGGTTACTACTACGTAGTAGTTAACCACAGCTAGGTAGTAGTAACCCACAGCCAGGTAGTAGTAACTCACAGATGTAGTAGTAAAACCGCAGCAGTAGTAAGTGAAACCAAGCATGTAGTAGTAACCAAGCAGGTAGTAGTCACCACAAGCATGTAGTAAGTAACAGTAGCAGGTAGTAGTAACCACAGCATGTAGTAGTAACCACATGTAGTAACCACAGCAGGTAGTAGTAGTAACCATCAGCATGTAGTAGTAACACACGCAGGTAGTAGTACCCACAGCAGGTAGTAGTAACCACAGCAGGTAGTAGTAACCACAGCAGGTAGAAGTAACCACATGTACTAGTAACCACAGCAGGTAAAAGTAACCGCATGTAGTAACCACAGCATGTAGTATTACCACAGCAGGTAGAGTAACCACATGTAGTAGTAACCATAGCAGGTAGTAGTAACCACAGCATGTagtagtaaccagcaggtagtagTAACCACAGCATGTAGTAGTAACCACATGTAGTAACCACGCAGGTAGTAGTAACCACAGCATGTAGTAGTAACCACAGCAGGTAGTAGTAACCACAGCAGGTAGTAGTAACCACGCAGGTAGAGTACCACATGTAGTATAACCACAGCAGGTAGAAGTAACCACGCATGTAGTACCACCAGCATGTAGTATTACCACAGCAGGTAGTAGTAACCACAGCAGGTAGTAACCACAGCATGTAGTAGTAACCACAGCATGTAGTAGTAACCACAGCATGTAGTAGTAACCACAGCAGGTAGTACCACGCATGTAGTAACCACAGCATGTAGTTAACCAAGCATGTAGTAGTACCACAGCAGTATAACCACAGCATGTAGTAGTAACCACAGCAGGTAGTAGTAACCGCAGCATGTAGTAGTAACCACAGCATGTAGTATAACCGCAGCAGGTAGTAGTAACCACAGCAGTAGTAGGAACCACAGCAGGTAGTAGTAAACCGCGAGTAGTAGTACCCAGCAGGTAGTAGTAACCACAGCAGAGTAAGACCACAGCAGGTAGTAGTAACCGCAGCAGGTAGTAGTAACCACAGCATGTTATAGTAACCGCAGCAGGTAGTAGTAACCACAGCAGGTAGTAGTAACCGCAGCAGGAGTAGTAACCACAGCAGGTAGTAGGAACCACAGGCAGGTAGTAGGAACCACAGCAGGTAGTAGTAACCACAGCATGTTagtagtaaccagcaggtagtagTGAACCACACAGGTAGTAGAACACAAGCAGGTAGTAAACCACAGCATGTAGTAGTAACCACAGCATGTAGTAGTAACCACAACATGTAGTAGTAACCACAGCAGGTAGTAGTACCACAGCAGGTAAGTAAAGTACCACAGCATGTAGTAGTAACCACAGCATGTAGTAGTAACCACAGCAGGTAGTAACCACAGCAGGTAGTAACCACAGCATGTAGTAGTACCACAGCATGTAGTAGTAACCACAGCATGTGAATGTAACCACAGCGTAGTAGTACCACGCAGGTAGTAGTAACCGCAGCAGGTAGTAGTAACCGCAGCAGGTAGTAGTAACCGCAGCAGGTAGTAGTAACCCAGCAGGTAGTAGTAACCGCAGCAGGTGTATAACCACAGCATGTAGTAGTACAATAACCACAGCAGGTAGTAGTAACCCAGCAGCGTAAGTAGTAATAACCGATGTAAGTCAGGGCCGCAGGTAGTAGTAACCACAGCAGGTAGTAGTAACCACAGCAGGTAGTAGTAAccacagcagtagtagtaaccaCAGCAGGTAGTAGTAACCAGCAGCAGGTAGTAGTTAACCGCAGCAGGTTAGTAGTAACCGCAGCATGTAGTAGTAGCCACATGTAAGTATACCGCGCACATGTAGTAGTACAAGCAGTGTGTAGTAACCACAGCAAGGTAGTAAGTAACCACACAGCAAATGTAGTAGTAACCCAGCATGTGTAGTAACCACAGCAGTTAGTAGTAACCACAGCAGGTAGTAGTAAACCACAAGCATGTAGTGTAACCACAGCAGGTAGTAGTAACCACAGGGCAGGTAGTAGTAACCCACAGCATGTAGTAGTAACCACAGCATGTAGTAGTAACCACAGCAGTAGTGTAACCACAGCAGGTAGTAGTAACCACTAGCAGGTAGTAGTAACCACAGCATGTAGNNNNNNNNNNNNNNNNNNNNNNNNNNNNNNNNNNNNNNNNNNNNNNNNNNNNNNNNNNNNNNNNNNNNNNNNNNNNNNNNNNNNNNNNNNNNNNNNNNNNNNNNNNNNNNNNNNNNNNNNNNNNNNNNNNNNNNNNNNNNNNNNNNNNNNNNNNNNNNNNNNNNNNNNNNNNNNNNNNNNNNNNNNNNNNNNNNNNNNNNNNNNNNNNNNNNNNNNNNNNNNNNNNNNNNNNNNNNNNNNNNNNNNNNNNNNNNNNNNNNNNNNNNNNNNNNNNNNNNNNNNNNNNNNNNNNNNNNNNNNNNNNNNNNNNNNNNNNNNNNNNNNNNNNNNNNNNNNNNNNNNNNNNNNNNNNNNNNNNNNNNNNNNNNNNNNNNNNNNNNNNNNNNNNNNNNNNNNNNNNNNNNNNNNNNNNNNNNNNNNNNNNNNNNNNNNNNNNNNNNNNNNNNNNNNNNNNNNNNNNNNNNNNNNNNNNNNNNNNNNNNNNNNN harbors:
- the vcam1a gene encoding vascular cell adhesion protein 1, encoding MTCININMGKGQKAMSLKVSTTTTCNFSKQIMTAFALWIVLLPTAASKFVLNLTPKDPMARVGDSLVLTCKASGCAETVTFTWSSLLDRSLYGKTETNGTVSLQIFNPLVIQHVNVVVCKATCRTKGEDTQKAQTSTKVNVYALPKDPTISRSDLLTEGQESKLTCTVPDVYPAERLIIEWLLGDEVLLKQDEHLEVQTVTSVLKYRPTAQNNGQNVTCRATLDIGIDKRIRETVASMTVQYSPRNITISENTRVKMGDSFTLQSCTRLLETSDLTDCRAEGNPEPTVLWRKLDQDGRSVVAGEGATVLVEEASWSHGGEYECVAHNVVGNRTAHMTVHVQAPPTNLSMELFPSAEFEKGQNVTIRSWAVGVPAPSATLVRLRDGVELHSSDGTFHLVHLGPEHAGLYLLNVTNVVGHQSLSFSLSVSIQDKSVNPKTVIIPAVCFVSMTAAAATLMRFLRRAKMASSYELARTV